GCCGCTCTATCTCCTGCCGCAGCACCTCTGCTCGCGGCTCATGTACCTCGCCACGAGGGCGCGGTTCCGGCCCTGGAAGGACTGGCAGATCCGCTGGTTCGTCGCGCGCTATGGGGTCGATCTGGGCGCAGCGCAGACGTCGGAGAAGGCCGCCTATCCGCACTTCAACGCCTTCTTCATCCGCGCGCTCCGCCCCGGGGCGCGACCTGTGGCCGGAGACTCGGACGCGGTGTGCTCCCCGGTGGACGGCACCGCCTACCACGCTGGGGAGATCGCGGCCGGGCGCTTGTTTCAGGCCAAGGGCCGTGATTATACCCTGTCCGAGCTCCTGGCCTGCGACTCGGGATGGGTGCCGCGCTTCATGGCCGGAAGCTATACCACCCTATACCTTGCGCCCCGCGACTACCATCGCGTCCATATGCCCCTGGCGGGGCAGCTAAAACGGGCGATCTATGTGCCGGGGCGGCTGTTCGCCGTCAATCCACGCACCACGCGCGTCGTCCCGCGGCTCTATGCCCGCAACGAGCGCCTGGTGAGCCTGTTCGAGACCGAGGCCGGACCCATGGCCATCGTCATGGTCGGCGCCCTGTTCGTCGGGAACCTGGAAGCGGTCTTTCCGATCCCCCCCGCTGGCCCAGGCCTGCGGGTCATGGACTACGACCGGTCGGGCACCACGCCGGTGTGGCTGGAAAAAGGCGCCGAGATGGGGCGCTTCAACATGGGCTCGACCGTGATCATTCTGTTCGGCCCCGGCCTCGTCTCCTGGGCCCCGGCGCTCCTCGCACACCGGTCGGTGCGCATGGGCGAGTCGATCGGTACCTGGAGCCCGACCGGCTAGTCTTGACCCGGTTCCGCGGCCCCCGGTCCGCCCAACCCCGCTATTGCCGGACGTTTTCGTACGGCGCTTCGATGGACCAGTGCAGTTCGACCGAATCGAGCCGGAGCCACCCGCCCCGGCCCGAGGTTTCCACCCCCCCAATCCCCTCCCGGACGGCGGTAGATCTGCACCTCATCGCGTCCTGGGAGACCAGCACGTATTCGCGAAGTGCCGAGCTTACGATAGTGGAGCAGTTTCTCGCTGCTCCCCACCATCGCATGGACCCGGCCCGCCACGTACTCGTGCTTGAACGGGCTCCGCTTTTCTGCGGGTGAGCGCAGCGCGTCGGAGTGACGGATGCGTCGGGCCTGGCGGAACGCCTGCGGTGGTTAGAGTTACTCGCCCCCTCGATCCTCTCTATCGCCCCCGAGCCCGGCGAAGTCGAAGAGCCGGGGATCGACCAGGTGCGATGGGACGGCGTGCTGGAGGCCTCGGAAGATGGTTTCGATGCGCCCTGGCGAATCCTTGGCCCAGCTATGCAGCATGCGCTTGATCGCGACCCGGTGAAGGTTGGGCTGCGAGCCGCACAGCGTACAGGGGATGGTGTAGGAGTCCTTGCCGCCCGAGAGACAGACCACGACGCGATCGCCTCGATCATCCGGAAGTCCTGAACGGCCTCGCCGACATTGCGCCGAAGTCGTTTTTGGAGCTTGTGAGCATCGATCCGGTTTTTGGCGATCCGCTTCTTGGCGGTGAGCGGACTGTACAGGTCACCGGGATGGCGGGTCTCCGCTGCGCCCGATATCGCCGGCTGGTCGTTCGGGACACGATCGAGAAGTGCGGTCATGCGGTCATGTGCGTACGCCGGCAGGTCTCTAGGCATGAGGCCGGCCGATGACGAAGCGCCGCGCGGGGGGGGGGCCCAGCGGTGTGAGGATCGATTTCCTGGACGGCCGGGGCGCGTGAAACGCAGCCGCCGCTCCGTCACCATAGTATCTCACAACGATCCGGCCAGCGGTTGATGCCCCCGGGCCGAGCCAGTACGGTGCCCACGCAGCACGGAGCAGGAGTAGAATCGTCGTCCACCTCGGTGGACGCCCGGCGCCAGCCTGGCATCCGACCGTAGCCAGCACGGGCCACATGACAACCGCGATGGGCCTATGTCAGCCAAAAGCATCTCAAGGGCCTCACGGGCTGCGCCGCTAGCGGGACATCGCATCTACTTCTGAAGCGTGGGAGGAACGCGGATGACCATGGTCAGCTCGGACCTAGCACCGAGTCTCGCAGTCAATGTCCTGGAGTCCCTGCCCATCGGGATCTGGGTGGCCGACGACAACGGTATCATCACCTGGGCCAACCAGGCGCTCGGTACGCAGATCGGCGTGCCGCGCGATGCGCTCGTCGGCCGTTCATGTGAGGACATCCCGGCGAGCAAGGTATTGACGCTCTATCCGGTCGCAGAGGTCTACCACGTGCCGGGGGCGGCACTCGACACCGACCGCTGGTTGGAGTGCATCGTCGGAAGTGTGGCGATGACGGCGGGTAGGGCCGCGCGGGTCGGGTGTCTCTGGGACGTGACGCACTATGAACGCGCCAGGACCCGCCGGGGGTTGGTCCTTGGGGTTCAGGACCCCGCGAAGATCGATGGGGCTAGTGGCCTGTTCACCCGGAAGGCCGTCCTGGCTGCCCTGGTCGCGGAGGTCTCGAGGAGTCGGCGCTACGACAATCCCCTCGCGATCCTGGTCATACGGGTATGGCCGACGGGAGAGGGGCAGGCCGGGCACTCGGATGACCGGGTCGATTCCGTCGTGGTTCGGATAGCCGGGTTTCTCAAGGAGCGCCTGCGCTGGGTGGACATCACGGGGTGCTGGAACCGCCACAATATTCTGGCCGTTCTCCCCGAGACCGGTCTGGAGTCCGCGCAGGGCTTCATGCACAAGCTCCGCGAAGAGATGTCCCGTCACGGTCTGATTGATGCCGCGGTCGAGATCAGCCTGGGAGTCACCGCTTGGCGCAGGGGCGACGACGCGATGAGCCTGGTCGATCGCGTCGCCAAGCACATGGCCGTGAACACCGATCCGGGGACCTACTGCGTTGCCGTTTGATCCGCCTGAGAGTTGGTGAAAAAACCTGCTGCACTCGCGACAGTTTGTTCACAAACTCTGAGCGCTGGCGATGATCTCGAAGTCGTGCGTGATCTCGGCGGTCTTTCCCAGCATGATCGAGGCCGAGCAGTATTTCTCCGCCGACAGGGTGATAGCCCGTTCGACGTGGTCCTTCGACAAACCCTCGCCGCTCAAAACGAAATGAATGTGGATCCGGGTGAAGACCTGCGGGGCCGAGGGGGCGCGTTCCGCCGTGAGATCGACCTGGCAACTCGTGACCCGAACACGGGCCTTCCTGAGGATATGCACGACGTCGAAGGCCGTACACCCGCCGAGACCGAGGAGCAGCATCTCCATGGGCCGCACCGCCAGGTTGCGACCGCCCGCTTCCGGGGGACCATCCATCACCACCGAATGGCCGCTCCCCGATTCTCCCAGGAACAGCGCATCGTCTATCCACCGAACCGTGCCATTCATTCGTGTTTCCGAGCGGTTGTCGGGCCGAAGCTTACCACAGCCCTGACCCCGCGGTGCCGGCGCGCGAAACCGACCCTGCCGATGTCACCGTCATGACGCTCACCTCCACAGCGAAGTCGGATAAGGACGATCTTATCGCCAGTCTCATGCCGCACTGCCGCCTCACCCGTTACGCGGCGAGGGCGCCCATCATTGCCCGCGGGCAGCCGTCCAACGATCT
This Pseudomonadota bacterium DNA region includes the following protein-coding sequences:
- the asd gene encoding archaetidylserine decarboxylase (Phosphatidylserine decarboxylase is synthesized as a single chain precursor. Generation of the pyruvoyl active site from a Ser is coupled to cleavage of a Gly-Ser bond between the larger (beta) and smaller (alpha chains). It is an integral membrane protein.); translated protein: MPLYLLPQHLCSRLMYLATRARFRPWKDWQIRWFVARYGVDLGAAQTSEKAAYPHFNAFFIRALRPGARPVAGDSDAVCSPVDGTAYHAGEIAAGRLFQAKGRDYTLSELLACDSGWVPRFMAGSYTTLYLAPRDYHRVHMPLAGQLKRAIYVPGRLFAVNPRTTRVVPRLYARNERLVSLFETEAGPMAIVMVGALFVGNLEAVFPIPPAGPGLRVMDYDRSGTTPVWLEKGAEMGRFNMGSTVIILFGPGLVSWAPALLAHRSVRMGESIGTWSPTG
- a CDS encoding OsmC family protein, which encodes MNGTVRWIDDALFLGESGSGHSVVMDGPPEAGGRNLAVRPMEMLLLGLGGCTAFDVVHILRKARVRVTSCQVDLTAERAPSAPQVFTRIHIHFVLSGEGLSKDHVERAITLSAEKYCSASIMLGKTAEITHDFEIIASAQSL
- a CDS encoding PAS domain-containing protein; the encoded protein is MTMVSSDLAPSLAVNVLESLPIGIWVADDNGIITWANQALGTQIGVPRDALVGRSCEDIPASKVLTLYPVAEVYHVPGAALDTDRWLECIVGSVAMTAGRAARVGCLWDVTHYERARTRRGLVLGVQDPAKIDGASGLFTRKAVLAALVAEVSRSRRYDNPLAILVIRVWPTGEGQAGHSDDRVDSVVVRIAGFLKERLRWVDITGCWNRHNILAVLPETGLESAQGFMHKLREEMSRHGLIDAAVEISLGVTAWRRGDDAMSLVDRVAKHMAVNTDPGTYCVAV